Genomic segment of Salvia splendens isolate huo1 chromosome 12, SspV2, whole genome shotgun sequence:
ctacacgtaattagaagaaaatggctatacgtgaagaaattaaaattaaacactaaattttcaTCGTATTAAAGTAcaagaaaaattatacaacgaaaatttaatctagTGCAAATCACAAAGGTATTCACACTGCGCcgcctcccctacgtgcccaaacttcttcaatcaaatcggcctggagtgtggtatgtgttGTGGTCCTGTGCATATCAGTaaaacgttggatcaaatattcattgctccgtggtacgcccatctggatcggcgcggaggcaacaccgtgacttgtacttgccccctcttccggtgcccagcgctctgccgcaaatcattcatcttctattatcatattatgcaatatgatacatgctaacataatcatcgcgacatcatcttcgtgccaaactcgtgtcgggcaccgtataatggccccaCCGcaattggaggacaccaaaagcccgctcaacatccttcctagcaccctcttgtttgcgcgcaaaatattatttcttcggtccaaccggttggtgaattgtcttgacgaatacgggccaccgtggatatatcccatctgccaaatagtatcccctacTGTATATTGCgtgccgttggctacgaagctgatttctggaccctccccccgGTACTCATCGTTGAAGAGCGGCGATGACTAAAGAAcattaatgtcgttgttcgaacctgccacaccgaaataagcatgccatatccgcaaacggtagtcagcaacggcttccaaaatcatcgatggatgtttgcttttgaatccagttgtgaactggcctttccaggccacggggcagttcctccactcccaatgcatgcaatcgatgcttcctaacattcctgggaacccgtggatcgaaccgtgcatatccaaCAGTCTCTGACACTCATCAGGGGTGGGCTTCCGTAGGaactccccaccgaaaatttcccggatccctttacaaaactgcctaagcacagttaggctagtcgtctcacgaggtattcatcgaacatatcggctggtccggcgtaggcaagctgccggattgcagcggtgcacttctgatGCGTAGACAGCTCGGTCCGGCCAGCGCAATCACGCCgtagggtgaagcaccggtaacgctccgccaaattcgtcgctatatggttgaagagtcgttgcgacattctgaattgCCGGCGAaaaatctcgggtggataacaggggttatccacaaagttaccagccattagacgctggtgcgcaccgaggtggtctcgttggatggtTCGCCGATGAGTAATCGCACGAGAGATCGCGACCTCCGCCTCATCCGCCAAGCGCGCCGCATCCTCCTGGGCGGCTTGGTGttgcacctcttgaatcagagaattccacgcgtcattccacaaattctagtgagataaagtttgagtgatgaagagttggaatggtgtgaaaataattaatggaatgtggtgtatttataggtgaattaaattgaaattaaaaaaaattattttcgcATCTGAACCGGCACGCTGGCCACCGCCCACTATAGCCGGCGCACATATTCGCTGCGTCCGCCCcggaccggcgcgtcctcgccctGAAGACGCCGGATGACCGTCCACCCCGGAAATGtcgtccgcctcggggcggacgtGCTTCCCACTATAGATCACCCTGGtcggggctatagccgcgcctagcTTATAGTGGACGAGAAATTTTAGAATATGGGTTTCAATTCGCTGGTCTTTCAaaatttgagattaaattcCCTTACCTTTTAGAAAATGGGATCGAGGCGCTCAAATTTTTCGTAATAGGGGTTTTTTaagtttttctcttttttatatttctttttcttattattcatttcataaaatatattaaaggACCATCTTCTCCTTCTCTATTTCCCTTTCTTCATCTCCTTCCCCGTGAACTCCATTAGACCATTACTTTAACTGTTTCTCCTCAATTTTTTTGCATAAAGAGTGATTCATTCCACTACACTACCATTAACTTTCTTTTTGTATTTTCAGAGTGAATAGTTTATGCAAATAGCCAAATACTAAAATAAGTTGCAAGAAATTGGAAAAATCAATAATTGAATAATTTTCCTCTCGTAATAGTATAGTTTACTACTGTGGTTGCAGTATGAGAACGACTATTTAATTTTGATCTCTCACATTATGTAGATTCAGTTAAATTCAATCAGATATTTCGTCAAACAATCACAAACTATATCAACTCAAATTACGCATTCTTACATTACCGTTTCATTAAGGTAAATATGCTTAAAAATTAATACTTATTTAGGAAAAATAGGTTGAGTTGTTACCTCATAATTTCTTATTCTGGCCAATCAAATGAATTTGGAGAGATAGGGAGGAGAGGATGGtccattaatatattttatgagAGGAATAATAAGAAAAGAAgtataaaaaagagaaaaactcAAAAAATCCTTATTACGAAAAATCCGCACGCCCCGATCCCATTTTCAGAAAGATCAGCgaatttaatcccaaatttcGAAAGGCCAGCGAATTGAGAcccatattccgaaatttctcatagtggacacccttattatccctaaatattatgcatttaaGTGTGCTCTTTTCAAGATTATATTAAAATCTTAATTTTCTATCATGACAAAAATTTGTTTTTGAGACACTCCTATAATCTaaccaatttaaaattttaattattcgaATATCTAATCGAAAATTCAAACATAGGCCGAATCGGACAGGAAATCTAAATTAAGTAAATCGTGACAGTAATCTCTTTCCCTCCATTGGCAAAATGGGATTAATATATGCATATGTAAAATAGTTTACACATTATTGATTGATTATTTTTGGATGATTTTTTAAGGTTAAACAATGGCAGAAATATTTGTCAATCATGAGAGTTGAGACCGCCAGCTCATAGCAGAGGCTGTCTCTCTCTCATCCTCCCCCAAAATTTCCAGTCAGATCCATCCAACACCCACATTGCTCCAAATTCCAACTCTTCCACCGTTGATGCGGCTGTTTTGATCCATCTTGACGTTGTTGAATTTTTGATCGgacttataattaattttaacgGCTATTTTTGCGGTGGACTTTTGTCTTTGATTTGAACATCCCCGACTCGCAATCCTGTTATTGACTCCCTGCAAAAGATGGTGAGCGAAGAGCTCGCTGAGATCGATGGCCAGATTCAAGATATATTTCGAGCTCTATCGTAAGCTTTCGTTTTCAGTTAATTTTCCCCTTTCTGATTGATTTTCTGAAAGGGTGATTGCTAGAAGGTAAATAGATGTTGAACCTTTTATTGCCATTCGATGTATTGATTATTATTGATTGCATTGTGAAGGAATGGATTCCAAAAATTGGAGAAAATTAAGGACTCCACCCGGCGAAGCCGGCAGCTGGAGGAGCTTACCGATAAGATGCGCGAATGTAAGAGGTAATGGATTGGAAGATGTTTGCTTTTCTTCTTGTTGACTTGAGTTGATATGTGAGCTTTCGACTTAGCTTTTCGCAGGAAAGTGCCTTGCTTAATTGCAATTACAGGTTGGTGGTTTGAGTTTAATATTGAATTTCGTGTGGTGAATGGATGGATGTGTTTTGAATTAGGTGCTCAGATTGTGCATGGTAAGATAGTGTAACTGGTGGTGATCCACTTTATGAATGTGCATTGCTATTTGCTTGGAAGATATATGCCAGGATTCAATTAGAGAGTTCTAATATGCTTGTTGTTTTTACTTGAGTCGGTTGGGACCATTGGGTGTTGAATCTTGTTTATGGGGTAGAATCGATTGCAGTGGTTTCTTATCTTCACCGTGGATCTGATGGAGAAGGTTGAGTCGTTGACACCAATAGTCCAACACTAAGATGTAGAAGATATTGATCAACTTTTGGGTTTTTCAACTGTTAAGAAAACAAGAGATGCTTGATGTATCACTAATATAAGCCAGTGGAAAATCAAATAACGGTGTTAAAAGTGCTCTTACACATTTCATTAATCTAAGGTGATTTAAATATGACTTCAAAGAAGCATTAGCACAGGCTTACGGTTGAAAATGTGTTTATGTTCAGAGCCGTATAGTTTTTTTGCTTGATGTGGTAAAGTTTTGTTGAGCCCGTAGAAAATTGAACTACCGAGTAAAAAATTTCTTTGTACATTAAGGTTGAACAGTTTTGCTGGTAAACTTTATAGAGGTATGGTGGTGTAATCCTGTACAGGTTATCATGTAAAAGAAAAAGTAGTTTTAACTTTGAACTAACGTAACCATTTGGGAAGCCACTTAACTGTCCTTTTTTTTTACCTAGAAAACTAATTACTTAGTTTGATATACCGACCCCAAcatatctctctctcacacactgACACACGCACActgacacacacacaaaaaataccCAGAGATCCAGGGAAATATGcttgtacatatatatacatgtcGAGAATCCATAAGTCTGAAATGGTTTTTCTTGCTACCTCAGGCTTATTAAAGACTATGACCGAGAACTCAAGGACTCAGACTACAAAAATGACCCTAGCACAAACAAGATGCTTAATGAGAAAAAGCAATCAATGGTGAGTTCTACTTTCTGAAACCTTTATTTTTCTCTAGATCCTAGAGGCCACTTTTCTTTTACTTAAATCTCTGAAGTTCCCTGCCTTATCTTGCAGATCAAAGAGTTGAACTCATATGTAGCTCTCAAGAAACAGTAAGTTCCTTCAGGATAATCGGAATTGGACGATGACACATTTCATATGTTATTCTAAGCTTCTAACTCAACTCAACTCACTGTTGTTTAGCAATAATAAATTTTTATCATCATGGCTTTCAAGGCAGTAAATTACTGACATAATTCCTATAGTATTTTTAGCATATTTACTTTTGTTAAGCTCATCAACTTGTTTCTTTTCTAGACAATGATGATAAGTAATGATATGAGAGAGTATTGATTAGTAAATTAAATCTTATAGAAATTACTACAACAAACAATGTTCAACCTATGAACAATTATCCTCCCTAGAGTGATTCAAATAAAGCAACATGAGATAGTTGTCTTGAAGGCATGATGACATTGAGTAAAACAGACGTATGGACTTGTAATTTTAACAGTTTTTCTTTTACAATGTCGTAGGTATTCAAGTAGTCTTGAAAATAAGCGAGTGGATCTCTTCGAAGGCCCGAGTGAAGGGTTTGCAGAAGATAATGTGTTGCTTGCTTCAAGTAAGAACCATCCATCCAATGCTTGATAGACCATTCATGTTTGAAAATATTTCCAGTGATCCTAGAATCAATTGACAGAAAAGGGGAATTATAGTGATTCCCACTTGCAATTTGGTCTGGTTCAGTTATTTCTAGATGGATAAGAATACTCCAAGGAGTGAGTAGCAAACGCTATGAGATCCTGTGGGAGATCAAAACTATTGGGATATAAATGATATATTATGATATTATTGTCAAGTGTCAATATTTTGTTATCCTTCACTATGAATATATCGCTTTGATTGCAATGCATAAAAAGTAAGGGTAAAAAGAGTACTCTCTGGGCATATATGGCCTGTTTTCAGCTTGTTGAAAATGATCTGCCTCAAGGAAGAAACTCGGAGCCAATCACTAAAGAACCTAATAACCCAACTcctaagtagtagtactaattacttgaagattttttttttaattgtgagcTTGATGATGAATCATCTTGTGATTTCTTCActttctttttatctttctaTCCTTTCTCATTCTCTATTTTCCTAAACATTGTTTGGTAGCTAAGGTGTATTTTATCCACCAAGAAGCTGTATTAGAACTTTTGGCTTCTCTGTAATAAGGATAGTTCTGTCTAGCTAAGGTGTATTTTATCCACCTCATTTGGATTCTTATGTTTAAGAATCTGGACACAGTTTACACTGGCAGAAACAATTCAATGCATTTATCCATTTATTTTCCTTCTAGCTAATCTATATGACTAAGACGAATGTGAATTTTTTGTATTGCAGATATGACAAATCAGCAGCTTCTGGATCATGGAAATAATATGATGGATGAGACTGATCAAGCAATTGACAGAGCTCAAAAGGTCTATAAATTAGAATGCCCAATTGCATTTCAAGATTCTTTTATTATCTATGATGATTCATAATTTCTCCTGCTATATGATCTATGAAATCAAAATTTCCTTTTACTAGTTCTGACAACAATAATAAGTGGAGGTCTGCATCTTGCCATTTAGACACATTTTAGTTTGATGTTGTACTGTCTATTCCTGGTTTTTTCTTGTATAGCTAGTAAGTTGTAACATCTGAAAGGTTGGTTTGAATATTAGCAACTTTGTTTCATGTCTCTGCATCACTCTGTAAATAAGAAAAAGCTTCTCATTTTGATCCTCCTTCCGAAAGATCAGTGATACGAAAAAATCTTACTAGCTGCTAAGGCATTCTTATATCACTATTCATTGTCTGCTACTTACTTTTAATTGGATCAACATGTGGTAAATTTAGTATCCGCTAGAAGTTTGATTCATAAATCCCTAATAAGATCCAtgctcttcttcttttttaggTTGTTCATGAGACCATTAATGTGGGAACAGAGACTTCTGCCGCACTCAAAGCTCAGGTGTGTTTTGGATCGAGAAGAGGTCATTTTTCCAGGAAATATCTTATACCTGACTGTTGCCTATAAGATTTTGCATCTTGTGTTATTTTCAGACTGAACAGATGAGTAGAATTGTGAATGAGCTGGACTCCATCCATTTTTCAATTAAGAAGGCCTCTAAGCTAGTAAAGGAAATTGGTAGACAGGTAAATATCTTAAATGAACACCAGTCTGCTTTAATATGTCTTAACTCTTTTCATTATACAAGATAAACTAATTTGGTTTCTTATTTAGGTTGCAACTGATCACTGCTCTGCTTTGATTCTTTTCATTATACAAGTTAAACTAATTTGGTTTTTTATTTAGGTTGCAACTGATCGGTGTATCATGGCTCTCCTATTCCTTATTGTTGTTGGTGTCATAGCTGTCATTATAGTAAAGGTCAGATACCTGTTtgcttttcattattttttatttggctTACAATTAAAAAGCTCGATTTTTCTGACCATTGGACACATGTTATTGTGAAAATTGCCTGTTTGAAACCTTTGTTCTTTGACCTGTAATAGGTAGAGCCAAGAGTATATTGGCGTCTACTGTTTATATATGATTTTTTGTCATGAATATATTCCCTGAATAATGGACTTTTTTATCCGACCAACATGTTGTTTTGTAAGTCAGTTGCACTGAATCTACAAACCTACTATGTTATATTGTACCAAATTTTGCATTCAACAGATATCGCAAATTCACGGTATATGGTTCTACAAGTGACCTATAGGTTCAGTGCAAGTCGCTTATAGATGCTAATTTTTTCGAACCACATCCCTGAATAACATGGGTAACATTTTTAACATGTCTTCTTATCGAGTTGTTTATGTTTGCTTAGAATTTGTATGAGCAATGCAGTCTGATATGGTTTCCTTTTTTTAGCGGTGTGTTATGATTTTGTATGTGGTGGAGCTTTTCTAAGATGTTGGTGTGGCTGAACTTTCAGATTGTGAACCCAAATAACAAAGATATTCGAGATATACCGGGATTAGCTCCTCCTGCACCTGCTCGGAGACTTCTATGGATTTCTGATTGATGAATGCAGAATCTCATGGCTACCGTATATCGACTATCTGGAGTTTGAATGGACGAAATTTGATTGGCTAGGTAGCTGATGGGTCGAGCTCATCAAAGTCAGGGTTCGACGGATAGATCAATTGATATGAGTGTGATCTTCTTCTGTTCATCAATCGCATATTTTTTAGGAGGCGGCTACCATAATTTTCAACAACATATTTATACCTTGTATCTTCTCAAAGAGTTGATTCTTTTACATTTGGATGAGGAATATTGGGTGTATATGCGGCTGGCATTCTTTAATCTTTATATATGTATTTGTCATGTGTTTTgttagatgatgatgatgaatcgATTGTCGAAACAATACCATCTATACTACCTTTCACTTTGATGGATGGTCACCACTCTCAAGTACTCTAGCAGCAAAGTTACCAAACGAAATTAACGACAGGGTGTTAAATTGATTATAATTAACACTCCATATTTTTACtttcattaaaaaatgaatttccttttttttgcaATTTCACGTACTACATAGTTCGAAAATGACAGTAAAAGAATGGGTTAGAAACTTAATCAAAAGAGTAGTATCTTTAGGATGAAATCTATTAGAATGAATACTGCGTATTTTTACCTTTGTGGATAGAACTACTCTTTGCTTAGGCCAAATGATTATTAAGAAAGGTTGGCATtagtatatatgtataatattgTTAGTATTTTATGTTGTAGTATTTCGTTTCGAATCATgacaaaataaatcaaatcaatATCTTACATCTCTACATACGCACACTTTTTTATTGAAAGGCCAGAGTATGTTTACCGTGTCTCCATTTTTTGTCAAATTATTTTGCTTGGCTCTTCAATTAAATAGGAGAgaatgtgatcaaatacaaactctaaatattgtataaacttCAAATTATGATCTGAGctgttagaaaatatcaacagatgataaaataatatcaacaaaaaatgtcaacacaacgtcAATGATTAATGCTGTATTGAAATTGTGttaacatcaaaatcttgaaattttacattgtGGTGACATTGTGCTGAagttgtgttgaaaagtttggagtttgtacaatatatgagtttgtattttatcactaccctagaTAGGAGTACCAATTTAATTAACAcaagaaaatttaattaaataatgaagtccataaaataaatattcaatcAAAGAACCCCcctaaattaaaatacaatagTATATGAAcctaatgaaaaaaaatgtaaaaagttATAATGGAACAAATGTATTAGTACATAAAtctaatgaaacaaaaaaaattgtagaaggacttaataaagtaaaatatattaatataaggaCATCTAGTAGTTTTAAAATTGATATACATAAAATTATGGATTGCTAAAATGCTAGACTTGACAtaagcatctccaatggcggacgtccggtcggacatccgtgACGGGcgatcgggacgtccgccattgtggcgtggcaagtcggatacggacgtcccataaggacgtcggatgtcctcggacttgtaggcgacgggcgggcggacgtccgccattgtggcgtgggtcggacgtccagtatttaatttttttaattatgtaattttttttttctttttttatgtaattttttttaatgaagcattcacaattttcccgtatttcgtgtcaaaattataattccgttacgtttataaataattgtgatttttttattgtgggaagtcctagtgggaagggcgatgggaagggcggattgtgaaggggatgtcctagtgaggtggcagtgggatgagaagtcctagtgacgtggcaggaggtgtttttgggaagtcctagtggatgtccgaatgAGACATCCGTAAGATGCTCTAAGAATTTGGATCAATAATAAGGGATACATTTGCAATTTTTTAAATAGAACTTAAATATatttatgccattattatcaCTAAATATGCATTTATGTATGCTCTTTTCAAGATAATATGAATCTTAAgcgattaaattttttaattatttgaatctGTAATCGAAATTTCAAACGTAGCCAGATAAACAGTACTAGTACCTGTTTTCCTCCGTTGCAAAGCAATAAATAGAGTCTAGAATAGTTACTGTTGTTTGATTATTTTtggatgattttattttttaaggttAAACAATGACAGAAATGTTTGAAAATCATGAGAGTTGAGACCGCCAGCTCATAGCAGAGGCCGTCTCTCTCGCATCCTCCCCCAAAATTTCCAATCAGATCCATCCAACACCCACATTGCTCCAAATTCCAACTCTTCCACCGTTGATGCGGCTGTTTTGATCCATCTTGACGTTGTTGAATTTTTGATCCGACTGATAATTATTTTTAACGGCTATTTTTGCGGTGGAATTTTGTCTTTGATTTGAACATCTCCGACTCGCAATCCTGTTATTGACTCCCTGCAAAAGATGGTGAGCGAAGAGCTCGCTGAGATCGATGGCCAGATTCAAGATATATTTCGAGCTCTATCGTAAGCTTTCGTTTTCAGTTAATTTTCCCCTTTCTGATTGATTTTCTGAAAGGGTGATTGCTAGAAGGTAAATAGATGTTGAACCTTTTATTGCCATTCGATGTATTGATTATGATTGATTGCATTGTGAAGGAATGGATTCCAAAAATTGGAGAAAATTAAGGACTCCACCCGGCGAAGCCGGCAGCTGGAGGAGCTTACCGATAAGATGCGCGAATGTAAGAGGTAATGGATTGGACGATGCATGCTTTTCTTCTTGTTGACTTTGAGTGAGCTTTCATGCTTTGCTAAATTGTAATTACAAGTAGgtggtttgagtttagtgtttgatttttttgtgtggtaAATGGATGATGTCTTTTGAAATACTATGTGTTTAGATTGTGGATGGTGGTGATCCACTTTCTGAATGTGCATTGCTTGGAAGATATATGCCTAATATGCTTCTTGTTATCACTTGAGTTGGTTAGGTATTGAATC
This window contains:
- the LOC121758255 gene encoding novel plant SNARE 11-like → MVSEELAEIDGQIQDIFRALSNGFQKLEKIKDSTRRSRQLEELTDKMRECKRLIKDYDRELKDSDYKNDPSTNKMLNEKKQSMIKELNSYVALKKQYSSSLENKRVDLFEGPSEGFAEDNVLLASNMTNQQLLDHGNNMMDETDQAIDRAQKVVHETINVGTETSAALKAQTEQMSRIVNELDSIHFSIKKASKLVKEIGRQVATDRCIMALLFLIVVGVIAVIIVKIVNPNNKDIRDIPGLAPPAPARRLLWISD